The Neofelis nebulosa isolate mNeoNeb1 chromosome 16, mNeoNeb1.pri, whole genome shotgun sequence genome includes a window with the following:
- the NATD1 gene encoding protein NATD1 isoform X2 yields MDEETEAQRHYSGSDSSSVPPNARPSTICLSQALRVVTASPVHHPPSAGCHDRAVLLYEYVGKRIVDLQHTEVPDAYRGRGIAKHLAKAALDFVVEEDLRAHLTCWYIQKYVKENPLPQYLERLQP; encoded by the exons atggatgaggaaactgaggcacagagacattaTTCAGGATCCGACTCTAGCAGCGTGCCTCCAAATGCCCGTCCCTCCACCATTTGCCTGAGTCAGGCCCTGAGAGTCGTCACAGCCTCACCTGTTCACCACCCTCCGTCTGCAGGATGTCACGACCGGGCCGTCCTGCTGTATGAGTACGTGGGCAAGCGGATCGTGGACCTACAGCACACGGAGGTCCCCGACGCCTACCGCGGGCGCGGCATTGCCAAGCACCTCGCCAAG GCCGCTCTGGACTTCGTAGTGGAGGAGGACCTGCGGGCCCATCTCACGTGCTGGTACATCCAGAAGTACGTCAAGGAGAACCCCCTGCCGCAGTACCTGGAGCGCCTGCAGCCATAA
- the NATD1 gene encoding protein NATD1 isoform X1 has product MGSGPATPVKGRPGSRGSGRSPSSDAGWLLRRPPGPFAGRPARACRQDRSVLRGVPRPVWLPPAVPSSVIGSRANLGPHLPPLTSVSFLQMRRVSPRVERCNKKPRVPTSRGRSTEPRLPPALPLLFLQLVCPGAGGHARVRGEPPSCAEPGMGAHVSTHAHAHTCTHTHAYAHTHRTLCAGLCVSGGSAGCSLRGTCSLHSLPPGLSALQEIDTHPLPAPTLHLPHLPGASSGCGPSNQALGSPPSPAPWPPAGWAFSEMTLWSSNGREANCPQGTVLSTQWQETFLQRDFLHGRWMSELLFSFLASWWPGTFCGLARIPGFLPDQLSWPGKCTPAPFVLPAL; this is encoded by the coding sequence ATGGGCAGTGGTCCAGCTACCCCGGTGAAGGGGAGGCCGGGCAGCCGAGGGTCCGGCCGCTCCCCCTCCTCAGACGCTGGCTGGCTTCTCAGAAGGCCACCCGGGCCGTTTGCGGGCAGGCCTGCGAGGGCCTGCCGCCAGGACCGGAGTGTGCTCAGGGGCGTCCCGCGGCCAGTCTGGCTCCCCCCTGCTGTTCCCAGCTCTGTGATTGGCAGTAGGGCCAATTTGGGGCCCCATCTGCCACCACTTACGTCTGTGTCCTTTCTGCAGATGAGGAGGGTGTCCCCCCGAGTGGAGAGGTGCAATAAGAAACCTCGTGTGCCAACTTCCCGGGGGCGTAGCACCGAGCCACGGCTGCCACCAGCActgccccttctcttcctccagctcGTGTGCCCTGGCGCGGGGGGGCATGCCAGGGTGAGGGGCGAGCCTCCTTCATGTGCAGAGCCCGGAATGGGTGCACACgtgagcacacatgcacacgcacacacatgcacgcacacacacgcatatgcgcacacacacaggaCACTATGTGCAGGGCTGTGCGTCAGCGGAGGGAGCGCTGGGTGTTCTCTCCGTGGTACCTGTTCCCTTCACTCCTTGCCCCCTGGCCTGTCAGCTCTGCAGGAAATCGACACCCACCCGCTACCCGCCCCCACCCTCCATTTGCCCCATCTGCCTGGAGCCAGCTCCGGGTGTGGCCCGAGCAACCAAGCACTGGGAAGCCCCCCTTCACCAGCCCCTTGGCCACCCGCAGGGTGGGCTTTCTCAGAGATGACCCTTTGGAGCTCGAATGGGAGGGAGGCGAACTGTCCTCAAGGAACCGTCCTCAGCACCCAATGGCAAGAAACATTTCTGCAGAGGGATTTCCTTCATGGCCGCTGGATGTCAgagctgcttttctctttcttggcaaGCTGGTGGCCGGGCACGTTCTGTGGCCTGGCTAGAATTCCGGGGTTCCTCCCAGACCAACTTTCCTGGCCTGGGAAGTGCACACCAGCACCCTTTGTTCTGCCGGCCTTGTGA